The following proteins are co-located in the Flectobacillus major DSM 103 genome:
- a CDS encoding glycosyltransferase family 2 protein has translation MIKVSVIVHTYNHEKFIRQTLDSIVNQVVNFDFEVIVGDDASPDTTPQIIREYQAKYPHLIKPLLHEKNLGGFGKNNTLSTLAASKGQYIAAMDGDDYWTSPHKLQKQVDFLDANPDFVACFHNALIHFEDGSHPDHYVNDEHQKVVTTVEDLVGEDEVWYMATSAVMFRNGIITEYPQWFHESKSGDIPRYILLGKHGKFYYINEVMSVYRKNGGGMSFTDGKQDAGFLFNRIGMYQGIDAELDFRYHKILQKNIARYYLMLANSIQYGDNVILSRFYAIKSLILSRPNSAEHIKNVFQNYILPKGLMKLYANLKWQIQKRLFSK, from the coding sequence ATGATTAAAGTTAGTGTTATTGTACATACTTACAACCACGAAAAGTTTATTAGACAAACCCTCGATAGTATTGTTAATCAAGTCGTAAATTTTGATTTTGAAGTAATTGTAGGCGATGATGCATCGCCCGATACTACTCCACAAATTATCAGAGAATACCAAGCCAAATACCCTCACCTGATAAAACCGCTATTACACGAAAAAAACTTGGGGGGCTTCGGAAAAAACAATACACTTTCTACTTTGGCTGCTAGTAAAGGGCAATATATTGCCGCAATGGATGGTGATGATTACTGGACTAGCCCTCATAAATTGCAAAAACAAGTAGATTTTTTGGATGCCAACCCCGACTTTGTGGCTTGTTTTCATAATGCTCTTATTCATTTTGAGGATGGCTCGCATCCCGACCATTATGTCAACGACGAACACCAAAAGGTAGTTACAACCGTCGAGGATTTGGTGGGTGAAGATGAGGTTTGGTACATGGCTACATCGGCAGTGATGTTTCGCAATGGTATTATTACTGAGTACCCACAATGGTTTCATGAATCCAAAAGTGGAGATATTCCTCGGTATATTCTTTTGGGTAAGCATGGCAAATTTTACTATATCAATGAAGTAATGTCGGTTTATCGTAAAAATGGGGGAGGAATGAGTTTTACCGATGGAAAACAGGATGCAGGGTTTTTATTCAACCGAATAGGAATGTACCAAGGTATAGATGCCGAATTAGACTTCCGTTATCATAAAATATTACAAAAGAATATAGCCAGATATTATTTGATGTTAGCCAACTCTATTCAGTATGGCGATAATGTTATTTTGAGCCGTTTTTATGCGATTAAATCATTGATTTTGTCGAGACCTAACAGTGCCGAGCATATCAAGAACGTTTTTCAAAACTATATTTTGCCAAAAGGCTTGATGAAGCTATACGCCAACCTAAAATGGCAAATACAGAAACGCCTTTTTTCTAAATAA
- a CDS encoding phytanoyl-CoA dioxygenase family protein, with amino-acid sequence MATLKEQFNKDGYLILKNFFSKEEIAKIYTEARQLFAIQIKRVLGIEVDINDRDTFEKAMFDYFDKDFTSFVNTGKQVQHLISMHRLGTDDRIVDLLKKIGYEFPTIAVRPAMQFNSRFLSKGGSHWKLGAHQDWRTGQGSLDSVVLWFPLVDCGEDLGSLQIIPASHTIGLLNADTSGYTGSIQDALPEEAYVQTSFEVGDLLIFSAFLVHRSGNNITQNVRWSIQLRYNNISEATFQERGFPMPYIYKPEENLVTPDFPKKEQLEQIFA; translated from the coding sequence ATGGCAACTTTAAAAGAACAATTCAATAAAGACGGGTATCTGATTTTAAAGAACTTTTTCAGCAAAGAAGAAATCGCAAAAATATATACAGAGGCTCGTCAATTATTTGCAATCCAAATAAAAAGAGTATTAGGCATAGAGGTAGATATCAACGACCGTGATACTTTTGAAAAGGCAATGTTTGATTACTTCGACAAAGATTTTACGTCTTTTGTTAATACAGGTAAGCAAGTACAGCACCTTATTTCGATGCATCGATTAGGTACAGATGATAGAATTGTAGATTTACTCAAAAAAATCGGATATGAATTTCCAACCATTGCAGTACGTCCTGCTATGCAATTCAATAGTCGATTTTTGTCGAAGGGGGGGAGCCACTGGAAATTAGGGGCACACCAAGATTGGCGAACAGGTCAAGGCTCATTGGACAGTGTAGTACTGTGGTTTCCGTTGGTTGATTGTGGTGAAGATTTGGGCTCGCTTCAAATTATTCCTGCAAGTCATACCATTGGATTGCTCAATGCCGATACCTCTGGTTATACAGGCTCTATTCAAGATGCCTTGCCAGAAGAAGCTTACGTACAAACTTCTTTTGAGGTTGGCGATTTGTTGATTTTCTCAGCATTTTTGGTACACCGTTCTGGTAATAATATCACGCAGAATGTTCGTTGGTCGATTCAGCTACGATACAACAACATCAGCGAGGCTACTTTCCAAGAGCGTGGTTTTCCAATGCCATATATCTATAAACCCGAGGAAAATTTGGTTACACCAGATTTTCCTAAAAAAGAACAGCTAGAGCAAATTTTTGCCTAA
- a CDS encoding class I SAM-dependent methyltransferase: MSNYDKNFICPKTKTPLVLSEDGKTLHNTSADEPISYEVNDIVDLTFPKELFEQDRKEQLAYNDAYQRYDRGVTWVFESLNADEATTRQKMTDLLGLKPGMKVLEVGAGTGKDSELIIRAIAPNGEAFLSDLSPNMLRLAKQRLQPDNVAVNYFIANGTYLPFEDNTFDAVFHFGGINTFAERKEAFEEFNRVVKVGGKVVVGDESVAPWLRNEPTYQTLMQANPMFADEVPLQDLPKNIADFQLHWIFGFGYYVLSYAKTDKAPEVNVNLQIPGKDFEDNWRIRAERNAKKNS, translated from the coding sequence ATGAGTAATTACGATAAAAACTTTATTTGCCCAAAGACAAAAACGCCTCTAGTGTTGTCGGAAGATGGAAAAACATTGCATAACACTTCGGCCGATGAGCCTATTTCGTATGAAGTAAACGACATCGTCGACCTAACTTTCCCGAAGGAATTGTTTGAGCAAGACCGCAAAGAACAATTGGCTTACAATGACGCTTACCAGCGTTATGACCGTGGTGTAACTTGGGTATTTGAATCGTTGAATGCCGACGAAGCTACAACTCGCCAAAAAATGACAGACTTGTTGGGTTTAAAGCCCGGTATGAAAGTCCTAGAAGTAGGTGCAGGTACAGGAAAAGACTCGGAATTGATTATTAGGGCTATTGCTCCAAATGGTGAAGCCTTTTTGTCGGATTTATCACCTAATATGTTGCGTTTGGCCAAACAGCGTTTACAGCCCGATAATGTTGCTGTGAATTACTTTATTGCTAATGGTACTTATTTACCTTTTGAAGACAATACTTTCGACGCTGTTTTCCATTTTGGAGGTATCAATACTTTTGCTGAACGCAAAGAAGCTTTTGAAGAGTTTAACCGTGTGGTAAAAGTAGGTGGTAAAGTGGTAGTGGGCGACGAAAGCGTAGCTCCTTGGCTTAGAAATGAACCAACCTACCAAACGTTGATGCAGGCCAATCCAATGTTTGCTGATGAAGTACCTTTACAGGATTTACCTAAAAATATTGCTGACTTTCAATTACACTGGATTTTTGGCTTTGGTTATTATGTATTGTCTTATGCCAAAACCGACAAAGCTCCAGAAGTAAATGTTAATCTACAAATCCCAGGAAAGGATTTTGAAGATAACTGGCGTATTCGTGCAGAAAGAAACGCTAAGAAAAATTCATAA
- a CDS encoding acetyltransferase codes for MAKVVVFGTELVAELAHYYLTTDSEHEIVAFTVNREYIKAEPDTEPTFCGLPVVPFEEVTTLFPPTSYHFFAPLSERKMNQVRAKVYQEAKDLGYEFISYISSRATVLTDKIGENCFILEDNTIQPFVTIGNNVVLWSGNHIGHHGVIKDHVYFTSHVVLSGRCVVEPYCFIGVNATIRDGVHLAEGTLIAMGTNFTGKKTDPWSIYKGNPAEKAKISSKDINL; via the coding sequence ATGGCAAAAGTTGTTGTTTTTGGAACAGAATTAGTGGCAGAGTTGGCACATTATTATCTCACAACCGATTCAGAACATGAAATCGTAGCATTTACTGTTAACCGTGAGTATATCAAAGCTGAGCCAGATACTGAACCTACTTTCTGTGGTTTACCTGTAGTTCCTTTTGAGGAGGTAACAACTTTGTTTCCACCTACATCTTATCATTTTTTTGCTCCACTTTCTGAAAGGAAAATGAACCAAGTGCGGGCTAAAGTTTATCAAGAAGCCAAAGACTTGGGATACGAGTTCATTTCTTACATCAGTTCAAGAGCAACCGTTTTGACTGATAAAATTGGCGAAAACTGTTTTATTCTCGAAGATAACACCATTCAGCCTTTTGTAACTATTGGCAATAATGTGGTATTGTGGAGTGGCAATCATATTGGGCATCATGGTGTTATCAAAGACCATGTCTATTTTACCTCGCATGTAGTGTTGTCGGGTAGATGTGTGGTTGAGCCTTATTGTTTTATTGGTGTAAATGCTACCATTCGTGACGGCGTACATTTGGCCGAGGGTACTTTGATAGCTATGGGAACCAACTTTACTGGCAAAAAAACCGACCCTTGGAGTATTTACAAAGGTAATCCTGCCGAAAAAGCAAAAATATCAAGCAAAGACATTAATTTATAA
- a CDS encoding WbqC family protein, whose protein sequence is MKLAIMQPYIFPYIGYFQLINAVDKFVIYDDVNFINRGWINRNRILVNGKDSLFTIPLKEASQNKLINEIEVNWDSNWKNKWLKTLEQSYKKAPYFEAILPLIQATLASEKLIFSEIIVENLQLICTYLGIGTQIVPSSSIYQNTQLKAQERILDICLQEQANHYINPIGGMELYNKEVFAEKQIQLNFIKTQAIQYPQFKNEFVPWLSILDVLMFNSVEDIKSYLDKYELI, encoded by the coding sequence ATGAAATTAGCAATCATGCAGCCCTATATTTTTCCATATATAGGGTATTTTCAATTAATCAATGCGGTTGACAAATTCGTGATTTATGACGATGTCAACTTTATCAACCGTGGGTGGATTAATCGAAATAGAATATTAGTAAATGGCAAAGACAGTTTGTTTACGATACCTTTAAAAGAAGCAAGCCAAAACAAACTTATCAATGAGATAGAGGTAAATTGGGATAGTAATTGGAAAAATAAATGGCTGAAAACCTTAGAGCAAAGCTATAAAAAAGCTCCTTATTTTGAAGCTATTTTGCCTTTGATACAAGCTACTCTTGCCTCTGAAAAGTTGATATTTTCGGAAATTATTGTTGAGAATTTACAGCTTATATGTACGTATTTGGGGATTGGTACTCAAATTGTCCCATCGTCATCTATCTACCAAAATACGCAGCTCAAGGCACAAGAGCGTATCTTGGATATATGTTTGCAAGAACAAGCCAACCACTATATCAACCCGATTGGTGGTATGGAGTTGTATAACAAAGAGGTATTTGCCGAAAAACAAATACAACTCAACTTTATCAAAACTCAGGCAATCCAATACCCACAGTTCAAAAATGAATTTGTACCTTGGTTGTCAATTTTGGATGTTTTAATGTTTAATAGTGTCGAGGACATAAAATCCTATTTGGATAAGTACGAGCTTATCTAG
- a CDS encoding glycosyltransferase family 39 protein, with the protein MKSLVDIVLTAYITFCGSVILTGFILSEVNKIDDRRFWAISVFIPAFIFYVQFTKLFGREQRESFTFFEIIGSRMQLVWNWFGNLPLWLKWIFGLLFGAFAVIEITNLFLIFYTVPNEWDSMTGHLNRLMYYMRHGTMAHFGGTNWNIDTYPKSICTIQIYNYLMSGKIENWFKVIHHSAYIILGFGVFGIAERLTKNFSASVFCALVMWLLPDVLMQSISTETDIVLGSYLVCLVYFLFTYREKRWRRYLYLAGITFGIALGHKITFVFSFPPLFFIILYTVFGEDIRRKFVSINPISFATFWALVIKRIKHLATGLVIGIMLFALPTGYLVNIKVFHHPIGPPTALKHQSVERAGTLANLLKQGSRNIVRYAIDMVNLDGLRNVAVFEEVNREMRKPIAKVEKALNLRLEEEESYTIRPFSYDIRFEFFNANPHWGIYGFALILPLIVLVLLGIIQKGLGYYVLGIAFVLHFIALSFTAAYDPWKGRYMISTAVYAVPFLTLLFEKSVWHKLASFARLLKLYLVFVVFVGALSGILVVFLNERCLPFAAFGRPSAFDTERIAFQTWARPDITPAYLKFNELVPQNAVVALGTMNDDFEYPLWGDKLTRTLIVLNPFEQGLRPIPKEAEYLFFAKSVIKPQKGDIRLGTDTTMKELITKGEDYYLRKLK; encoded by the coding sequence ATGAAATCGTTGGTGGATATTGTCCTTACGGCATATATTACATTTTGTGGAAGTGTAATTTTAACAGGTTTTATTCTCTCTGAAGTAAATAAAATTGACGACCGCAGATTTTGGGCGATTTCCGTTTTTATTCCCGCTTTTATTTTTTACGTACAATTTACAAAGCTCTTTGGCCGAGAACAACGAGAATCTTTTACTTTCTTTGAAATTATTGGAAGTAGAATGCAGCTGGTTTGGAATTGGTTTGGAAATCTTCCTCTTTGGCTAAAATGGATTTTTGGCCTATTGTTTGGGGCTTTTGCCGTAATTGAAATTACAAACTTATTCCTGATTTTCTATACTGTTCCCAACGAATGGGACAGTATGACTGGGCACCTCAACCGCCTGATGTATTATATGCGTCATGGCACTATGGCTCATTTTGGTGGTACAAACTGGAATATAGATACCTATCCTAAAAGTATTTGTACGATTCAGATTTATAATTATTTGATGAGTGGTAAGATTGAAAACTGGTTTAAAGTTATTCATCATTCTGCTTATATTATTCTAGGGTTTGGGGTCTTTGGTATTGCCGAACGCCTTACTAAAAACTTCTCGGCAAGTGTGTTTTGTGCTTTGGTGATGTGGCTTTTGCCAGATGTACTAATGCAGTCTATTTCTACCGAAACCGATATTGTACTAGGGTCTTATTTGGTGTGTTTGGTATATTTCTTGTTTACATATCGAGAAAAACGCTGGAGACGTTATTTGTACTTGGCCGGAATAACCTTTGGTATAGCCTTAGGGCACAAAATTACTTTTGTGTTCTCTTTTCCGCCCTTGTTTTTTATCATTTTATATACCGTTTTCGGAGAAGATATTCGTCGCAAATTTGTATCAATCAATCCTATTTCGTTTGCCACATTTTGGGCATTAGTGATAAAACGTATTAAACACCTCGCCACAGGATTAGTGATAGGTATTATGCTATTTGCGTTACCTACAGGTTATTTGGTCAATATCAAAGTATTTCATCACCCGATTGGGCCACCAACGGCTCTGAAGCACCAATCAGTAGAACGAGCAGGAACATTAGCGAATTTGCTCAAGCAAGGAAGTCGCAATATTGTTCGTTATGCTATCGACATGGTTAATTTAGATGGATTACGAAATGTAGCGGTATTTGAAGAAGTAAACCGTGAGATGCGTAAGCCTATTGCCAAGGTTGAAAAGGCCCTTAATTTGCGTTTGGAAGAAGAAGAAAGCTATACCATTCGACCATTCTCTTATGATATACGTTTTGAATTTTTCAATGCCAATCCTCACTGGGGTATTTATGGTTTTGCTCTCATATTGCCTCTCATTGTATTGGTTTTGTTAGGTATTATCCAAAAAGGGCTAGGGTATTATGTATTAGGTATAGCCTTTGTGTTACATTTTATAGCCTTGTCATTTACGGCAGCCTACGACCCTTGGAAGGGGCGCTATATGATTAGTACAGCAGTGTATGCTGTACCATTTTTGACCCTGTTATTTGAAAAATCGGTTTGGCATAAATTGGCTAGTTTTGCCCGTTTACTAAAATTGTATTTAGTTTTCGTGGTTTTTGTTGGGGCATTATCGGGTATTTTAGTAGTTTTCCTAAATGAACGTTGTTTGCCATTTGCTGCATTTGGTCGTCCATCTGCATTTGATACCGAGCGTATTGCGTTTCAAACATGGGCTCGCCCAGATATTACACCAGCGTATTTGAAGTTTAACGAGCTTGTACCACAAAATGCGGTAGTAGCACTAGGTACAATGAACGACGACTTTGAATATCCTCTTTGGGGCGATAAACTTACCCGAACATTGATTGTATTAAATCCTTTTGAACAGGGCTTGCGTCCTATTCCGAAAGAAGCAGAATATTTGTTTTTTGCCAAAAGTGTAATAAAACCACAGAAAGGCGATATTCGCTTAGGTACAGATACCACTATGAAGGAGCTGATTACCAAAGGTGAAGACTATTATTTAAGGAAATTAAAATAA
- a CDS encoding DegT/DnrJ/EryC1/StrS family aminotransferase — protein sequence MINVTKTYLPPFEEYQEYIKGIWERNQLTNNGPLVRELEKQIQDFLGVKHCLFVSNGTIAIQIALKVLNITKEVITTPFSYCATSHSVVWEGCKPVFADILTSDLCIDPQKVEEAITADTQAILATHVYGNPCEIYELQRIADKHNIKLIYDAAHAFGVNVDGKSLLSFGDISTCSFHATKVFHTIEGGAILTNNDDYAWLIDRYRSFGHIGDEYLTIGINGKNSEFHAAMGLVNLPKVGEIIQARKEIFEIYDSILNWEKLGRPELRLATEKNYAYYPIFLESEKVLLRVKAALGEHQIVPRRYFYPSLSTLKFVTEESNCPISDDFALRALALPLYYDLAHDDARRIAEIVNQHL from the coding sequence ATGATTAACGTTACAAAAACATATTTGCCTCCTTTTGAAGAATATCAGGAGTACATAAAAGGCATTTGGGAAAGAAACCAACTGACAAATAATGGGCCGTTGGTACGTGAGTTAGAAAAACAAATCCAAGACTTTCTTGGAGTAAAGCATTGTTTGTTTGTTTCAAACGGAACAATCGCTATACAGATTGCCTTGAAGGTACTTAATATTACTAAAGAGGTAATTACTACGCCATTTTCTTATTGTGCCACTTCTCATTCGGTAGTTTGGGAAGGTTGTAAACCTGTGTTTGCCGATATTTTAACGTCCGATTTGTGTATCGACCCTCAGAAGGTTGAAGAGGCTATTACAGCCGATACACAGGCTATTTTGGCAACTCATGTTTATGGTAATCCATGTGAAATATATGAGTTACAACGAATTGCCGATAAACATAATATCAAATTGATTTATGATGCCGCTCATGCTTTTGGGGTGAATGTAGATGGCAAATCACTATTGTCGTTTGGCGATATTAGTACTTGTAGTTTTCATGCTACCAAGGTATTTCATACCATTGAAGGAGGGGCTATTCTTACCAATAACGACGACTACGCATGGCTGATAGACCGTTATCGTAGCTTTGGCCACATTGGTGATGAATATCTGACTATTGGTATCAATGGCAAAAACTCAGAGTTTCATGCTGCTATGGGCTTAGTAAATTTGCCTAAAGTTGGTGAAATTATTCAGGCTAGAAAAGAAATTTTTGAGATATACGATAGCATACTCAATTGGGAGAAGTTAGGAAGACCAGAGTTGAGGCTTGCTACCGAAAAAAATTATGCCTATTACCCAATATTCCTAGAGTCGGAAAAGGTATTATTGAGGGTAAAGGCAGCCCTAGGCGAGCATCAAATCGTGCCAAGAAGGTATTTTTACCCATCGCTTAGTACTTTGAAATTTGTGACAGAAGAAAGCAATTGCCCGATTTCAGACGATTTTGCACTTCGTGCTTTGGCTTTGCCTTTATATTATGATTTGGCTCATGACGATGCCCGACGAATTGCCGAAATTGTCAACCAACATTTGTAA
- a CDS encoding ABC transporter ATP-binding protein, whose product MTVIEAQNISKKYIIDHKKGNAKSNTFREVITDAVKNIFTKNDNDEVVHEDFWALKDVSFNINQGDRVGVIGSNGAGKSTLLKVLSRITEPTHGKIAIKGRVASLLEVGTGFHPELSGRENIFLNGAILGMKRDEIKKHFDAIVDFAGVEKFLDTPVKRYSSGMYVRLGFAISAHLEPEILIVDEVLAVGDADFQRKCLGKMKDASNSGRTILFVSHNLTAVQGLCNKAMFMQKGQLVEMGETNQVMATYLSHIQKTDLEAWYSTLEEAPGNDKVKLKSVKIVPDYLDNQRHLDVRTSFKIKIEFWNLMDAVNLNISLHLNSLTGECIFNIGTPSLKLEKGIISAECEIPGNFLNDGSYALSFMVVKDTATVMYNFEEALIFEIEDYREGTVWYGKWPGYVRPKIDFPIAQLEFENVT is encoded by the coding sequence ATGACAGTTATTGAGGCACAAAATATTAGCAAAAAATATATCATCGACCATAAAAAGGGCAATGCTAAATCGAACACTTTTCGTGAGGTAATTACGGATGCCGTAAAGAATATCTTCACTAAAAATGATAACGATGAGGTTGTTCACGAAGATTTCTGGGCTTTGAAAGATGTAAGTTTTAATATCAATCAAGGTGATAGAGTAGGGGTAATTGGGTCGAATGGTGCGGGTAAATCTACTTTATTGAAGGTTTTAAGCCGTATTACAGAGCCTACTCACGGAAAAATTGCGATAAAAGGTCGTGTTGCCAGCTTGTTGGAAGTGGGTACAGGCTTTCATCCTGAATTGTCGGGACGTGAAAATATCTTTTTGAACGGGGCTATTTTGGGGATGAAACGTGATGAAATTAAAAAGCACTTCGACGCTATTGTAGATTTTGCAGGGGTTGAAAAGTTTTTGGATACACCCGTAAAAAGGTATTCATCGGGTATGTATGTGCGTTTGGGTTTTGCTATTTCTGCTCACCTAGAGCCAGAAATCCTGATTGTTGATGAGGTGTTGGCGGTAGGGGATGCCGATTTTCAAAGAAAGTGTCTTGGTAAAATGAAAGATGCTTCCAATTCTGGTCGTACAATCTTGTTTGTAAGCCACAATCTAACAGCAGTACAAGGCCTATGTAATAAGGCTATGTTTATGCAAAAAGGGCAATTAGTTGAAATGGGTGAAACCAATCAGGTAATGGCTACTTATTTGAGTCATATCCAGAAAACTGATCTTGAGGCTTGGTACAGTACACTAGAAGAAGCCCCAGGTAATGATAAAGTGAAGCTAAAAAGTGTTAAGATTGTTCCTGATTATTTGGACAACCAACGCCATCTTGATGTAAGGACTTCATTTAAAATCAAAATTGAGTTCTGGAATTTGATGGATGCCGTAAATCTTAATATCAGTTTACATTTAAACTCTTTGACAGGAGAATGTATCTTTAATATAGGAACACCATCATTGAAATTGGAGAAAGGAATTATTTCGGCAGAATGTGAAATACCAGGTAATTTCTTGAACGATGGCTCGTATGCTTTGTCATTTATGGTGGTAAAAGATACCGCCACAGTAATGTATAATTTTGAAGAAGCACTAATTTTTGAAATAGAAGATTACCGTGAAGGCACTGTTTGGTACGGAAAATGGCCGGGTTATGTACGTCCCAAAATTGATTTTCCGATTGCTCAGCTCGAATTTGAAAATGTCACTTAA
- a CDS encoding ABC transporter permease → MQETVIEAGRSEKHYWADIVRFRELLWILAMRDITVRYKQTMIGVAWAIVRPVLTVLVFVFAFHKVAKISDTSGIDFKIIVFTGVIFWNFFATAFQQVSGSITGNANLVSKVYFPRLLMPLSSAAVPLLDFLVGFLVLIPFLIYSHVGIDWHIIFVPVFLFFAFMSALSLGVIFASLNVQYRDFQQIVPLIVQYGFFICPVAYSTSSIKDLSWYPFYAWLNPLAGIIEGFRWCLIPNYPFFSWTSFIPTIIFVCATTIIAIVFFRKRENSFVDYI, encoded by the coding sequence ATGCAAGAAACAGTAATAGAGGCAGGAAGGTCAGAAAAGCATTATTGGGCTGATATTGTTCGCTTTAGAGAATTGTTGTGGATTCTAGCAATGCGTGACATTACGGTGCGTTATAAGCAAACCATGATTGGGGTAGCTTGGGCTATTGTAAGGCCTGTACTAACCGTATTGGTATTCGTGTTTGCTTTTCATAAAGTAGCCAAAATTTCCGATACTTCAGGAATTGATTTTAAAATTATCGTATTTACAGGAGTCATCTTCTGGAACTTTTTTGCTACTGCATTTCAGCAGGTAAGTGGAAGTATTACAGGCAATGCCAACTTGGTATCGAAGGTGTATTTCCCTCGCTTATTGATGCCCCTTAGCTCGGCAGCAGTACCGTTGTTAGACTTTTTGGTAGGGTTTCTTGTATTGATTCCTTTCTTGATTTATAGCCATGTAGGGATTGATTGGCACATTATATTTGTACCAGTATTTTTGTTTTTTGCCTTTATGTCGGCTCTTAGTTTGGGGGTGATATTTGCATCTTTAAATGTACAATATCGTGATTTTCAGCAAATTGTACCATTGATTGTACAGTATGGTTTCTTTATTTGTCCTGTTGCGTATTCAACTTCTTCTATCAAAGATTTGTCGTGGTATCCATTTTATGCGTGGCTTAATCCTTTGGCTGGTATCATAGAAGGTTTTCGTTGGTGTTTAATTCCCAATTATCCATTTTTTAGTTGGACAAGTTTTATTCCTACCATCATTTTTGTTTGTGCAACAACAATTATAGCCATAGTTTTCTTCAGAAAAAGAGAAAACTCCTTTGTAGATTATATTTAA